The proteins below are encoded in one region of Haloterrigena turkmenica DSM 5511:
- a CDS encoding SDR family NAD(P)-dependent oxidoreductase, whose translation MTTTDYEVSGETAIVTGASTGIGRAIAERFAADGVDVVVCSRSLEDLEEVAGAINDSDRPGTALAVECDITDWDAVEALAEATVDEFGGIDILVNNAGASFQAPFEEFSQNAWRTIVDINLNGTFNCTQVVGEYMRESGSGTVINISSVAGRDGAPQMSHYAASKAGMNNLTRTLAYEWAEYGVRVNGIMPGLIVTEGLESQMGISADEIDLEEVDRQIGVPDEIASVAQFLASPASKYILGETVTVEGVPRIARTRHHEE comes from the coding sequence ATGACGACTACTGACTACGAGGTATCGGGAGAGACGGCGATCGTCACCGGGGCGTCGACCGGCATCGGTCGAGCGATCGCGGAACGGTTCGCGGCCGACGGTGTCGACGTCGTCGTCTGCTCCCGCTCGCTCGAGGACCTCGAGGAGGTCGCGGGAGCGATCAACGACAGCGACCGGCCGGGGACCGCGCTCGCCGTCGAGTGCGATATCACCGACTGGGACGCGGTGGAAGCGCTCGCCGAGGCGACCGTCGACGAGTTCGGCGGAATCGACATTCTGGTCAACAACGCGGGCGCGAGTTTCCAGGCTCCGTTCGAGGAGTTCAGCCAGAACGCCTGGCGAACGATCGTCGACATCAACCTCAACGGCACCTTCAACTGCACACAGGTCGTCGGCGAGTACATGCGCGAGTCCGGCAGCGGGACGGTCATCAACATCTCCTCCGTGGCCGGCCGCGACGGCGCGCCGCAGATGTCCCACTACGCCGCGTCGAAAGCCGGGATGAACAACCTGACGCGGACGCTCGCCTACGAGTGGGCGGAGTACGGGGTCCGTGTCAACGGGATCATGCCCGGACTGATCGTCACCGAGGGCCTCGAGAGTCAGATGGGTATCAGCGCCGACGAGATCGACCTCGAGGAGGTCGATCGACAGATCGGCGTTCCGGACGAGATCGCCTCCGTCGCGCAGTTCCTCGCGAGTCCCGCGTCGAAGTACATCCTCGGCGAGACCGTGACGGTCGAAGGCGTGCCGCGGATCGCTCGCACGCGCCACCACGAGGAGTAA
- a CDS encoding Zn-ribbon domain-containing OB-fold protein, whose protein sequence is MSEPRTAFDSFVDALAAGEGYFLECSNGHASLPPRHVCPDCGDASLERRSLPERGEVESHTIIRVPAPQFEADAPYPLAIASFGPVRLTGRLENVDPDGGDVEVGLPVAVDVRETDDHRFVVFTPQ, encoded by the coding sequence ATGAGCGAACCTCGTACTGCCTTCGATTCCTTTGTCGACGCGCTGGCCGCCGGAGAAGGGTACTTCCTCGAGTGCTCGAACGGACACGCGTCGCTGCCGCCGCGACACGTGTGTCCGGACTGCGGCGACGCGAGCCTCGAGCGACGGTCGCTTCCCGAGCGCGGCGAAGTCGAATCGCACACGATCATCCGCGTTCCGGCGCCGCAGTTCGAGGCCGACGCGCCGTACCCGCTCGCGATCGCCTCGTTCGGGCCGGTTCGGTTGACCGGTCGCCTCGAGAACGTCGATCCCGACGGCGGAGACGTCGAAGTCGGCCTTCCGGTAGCGGTCGACGTCCGCGAAACGGACGACCATCGATTCGTCGTCTTCACGCCGCAGTAG
- a CDS encoding thiolase domain-containing protein, protein MTSVRIAGVGMTPFDSHPERTGRELFGSASNEAIDDSNVPRGDIDALFYGNFMGAFAEGQNHQGPLMADAAGLSVPATRFESACTSSGVAVREAVSKIRGGEADVLLVGGMERMTNEPTSFVTEALATAGDELYEGRAGMTFPGAYALMANAYFAEHGATRADLAEIAVKNHAHALENELAQYQREISVDDVLEAPLVADPIGVYDASPITDGASAAVLVSDEYARERDLDAPVSITGTGQGTDQLALQDRASLTRTPAAERAAEEAYADASIGPDDVDLAEVHDCFTIAEVLALESLGFYDRGTGYQAARDGETTRDGDLPVNLSGGLKAKGHPVGATGTAQIVELTKLLRGDHVNSDAVSDAETAITHNAGGTVASVTVHVLEVVA, encoded by the coding sequence ATGACAAGCGTAAGAATTGCGGGCGTAGGGATGACTCCGTTCGACAGCCATCCCGAACGGACCGGACGCGAACTGTTCGGTTCGGCGAGCAACGAGGCGATCGATGATTCGAACGTTCCTCGAGGCGACATCGACGCGCTGTTCTACGGGAACTTCATGGGCGCGTTCGCCGAGGGGCAGAACCACCAGGGGCCGTTAATGGCCGACGCCGCCGGGCTATCGGTACCGGCAACGAGATTCGAAAGCGCGTGCACGTCGAGCGGCGTCGCCGTCCGCGAGGCGGTGTCGAAGATCCGCGGCGGCGAAGCCGACGTCCTGCTCGTCGGCGGCATGGAGCGAATGACGAACGAGCCGACGTCGTTCGTCACCGAGGCGCTCGCGACGGCCGGCGACGAGCTGTACGAGGGGCGAGCCGGGATGACCTTCCCCGGCGCCTACGCGCTCATGGCGAACGCGTACTTCGCCGAGCACGGCGCGACCAGAGCCGACCTCGCCGAAATCGCGGTGAAGAACCACGCCCACGCGCTCGAGAACGAACTCGCGCAGTACCAGCGGGAGATCAGCGTCGACGACGTCCTCGAGGCGCCGCTGGTCGCCGACCCGATCGGGGTCTACGACGCGAGTCCGATTACGGACGGTGCGAGCGCGGCGGTGCTGGTCAGCGACGAGTACGCTCGCGAGCGCGACCTCGACGCGCCGGTCTCGATCACGGGGACCGGACAGGGGACGGATCAGCTCGCGCTGCAGGACCGGGCCTCGCTCACGCGGACTCCGGCCGCCGAGCGAGCGGCCGAAGAGGCGTACGCCGACGCGTCGATCGGACCTGACGACGTCGACCTCGCGGAGGTCCACGACTGCTTCACCATCGCTGAGGTGTTGGCGCTCGAGTCGCTCGGCTTCTACGACCGGGGGACGGGGTATCAAGCGGCGCGCGACGGCGAGACGACCCGCGACGGCGACCTGCCCGTCAACCTATCGGGCGGGTTGAAGGCGAAGGGACACCCGGTCGGCGCGACGGGGACGGCACAGATCGTGGAGTTAACGAAGTTGCTCCGCGGCGACCACGTCAACAGCGACGCCGTTAGTGATGCCGAGACGGCGATCACGCACAACGCCGGCGGAACCGTCGCCAGTGTGACCGTGCACGTACTGGAGGTGGTTGCATGA
- a CDS encoding HalOD1 output domain-containing protein — protein sequence MSDRNEQRVVHESGWDPDSETDPTVAVVSTVAAAEECDPLELPPLYETIDTNALNRLVSPTANGGADRIMFRYCGYEVLVRRSGVQLRTLAAQS from the coding sequence ATGTCTGATCGAAACGAGCAGCGCGTCGTCCACGAGTCCGGCTGGGATCCGGACTCGGAGACGGATCCGACCGTCGCGGTCGTCTCGACGGTCGCGGCCGCCGAAGAATGCGACCCCCTGGAGTTACCGCCGCTGTACGAAACGATCGATACGAACGCACTGAATCGGCTTGTATCACCGACCGCCAATGGCGGTGCGGATCGGATCATGTTCCGCTACTGCGGATACGAGGTACTCGTTCGCAGATCGGGAGTGCAGCTTCGGACGTTAGCGGCCCAGTCGTAA
- a CDS encoding acyl-CoA dehydrogenase family protein, protein MLALSDEQQMVVSSLEQLAEQEFADKAFTWEGEPPMENVELLAEQGFLGINIAEEYGGGGMSEFEAMLTIEAVGRVCPDTAEYLYNQQMVAPRAIEMFGSEAVKERYLPGVTAGETSVAVAISEPEAGSDVGSMSTTVEERDGELVLNGEKIWVSHVEQADAAVVWAKFPEGLGSLVLDLDDDGVEIAQHYTNMADHVQTQFYMEDIVVPEENVLTRGKEGFKDQLKALNWERLGSATLSNAIAGCAIDHALEYAQQREQFGQPIGDFQGIEWKLADMVKQLEGSRALTYRAAVNAHEQGRIPDRLDASIAKLTSGEMVEDVVSEALQIHGANGYQREHPLEYLYRVARGRRLAAGTDEIQKNTIASVLKSDGLPSLT, encoded by the coding sequence ATGCTTGCGCTATCGGACGAACAGCAGATGGTAGTCTCTTCACTCGAGCAACTCGCCGAACAGGAGTTCGCGGACAAGGCGTTTACCTGGGAGGGCGAACCACCGATGGAGAACGTCGAATTACTCGCCGAACAGGGATTTCTCGGAATCAACATCGCCGAAGAGTACGGCGGCGGCGGCATGAGTGAGTTCGAAGCCATGCTGACGATCGAGGCCGTCGGACGAGTCTGTCCCGACACGGCCGAGTACCTCTACAACCAGCAGATGGTGGCCCCCCGCGCCATCGAGATGTTCGGCAGCGAAGCGGTGAAGGAACGGTACCTCCCCGGCGTGACGGCCGGCGAAACGAGCGTCGCGGTGGCGATTTCGGAACCGGAAGCCGGCTCCGACGTCGGATCGATGTCGACGACGGTCGAAGAACGCGACGGCGAACTCGTCCTCAACGGGGAGAAAATCTGGGTCAGTCACGTCGAACAGGCCGACGCGGCGGTCGTTTGGGCGAAGTTCCCCGAGGGACTGGGCTCGCTCGTCCTCGATCTCGACGACGACGGCGTCGAGATCGCCCAACACTACACCAACATGGCGGATCACGTCCAGACGCAGTTCTACATGGAGGACATCGTCGTCCCCGAGGAGAACGTCCTCACGCGCGGCAAGGAGGGATTCAAGGACCAGCTCAAGGCGCTCAACTGGGAGCGACTCGGCAGCGCGACCCTCTCGAACGCGATCGCCGGCTGCGCGATCGACCACGCGCTCGAGTACGCCCAGCAGCGCGAGCAGTTCGGGCAGCCGATCGGCGACTTCCAGGGCATCGAGTGGAAGCTCGCGGACATGGTCAAGCAACTCGAGGGGTCGCGCGCGCTGACCTACCGCGCGGCGGTCAACGCCCACGAGCAGGGACGGATCCCGGATCGCCTCGACGCCTCGATCGCGAAGCTCACCTCCGGAGAGATGGTCGAAGACGTCGTCAGCGAGGCGCTGCAGATCCACGGCGCGAACGGCTACCAGCGCGAGCACCCGCTCGAGTACCTGTACAGGGTGGCTCGCGGTCGCCGTCTCGCCGCCGGAACCGACGAAATCCAGAAGAACACGATCGCCAGCGTGCTGAAAAGCGACGGGCTGCCGTCGCTGACGTAG
- a CDS encoding Zn-ribbon domain-containing OB-fold protein, which produces MPDELDPSVQTDEVNAEFKYPFHWDLDFSLNIGEDNRKFFEAIEDKKILGKKCPECGATFVPPQEVCVECYVETEEWVEVEQHGVVESYTACFFEFGDLPEPPYITAAIRVADSDICMLHFIDDIEYEGHDELVEKLHKGTEVEPVWADEREGHIKDITHWRPVE; this is translated from the coding sequence ATGCCCGACGAATTAGACCCATCAGTTCAGACAGACGAGGTAAACGCGGAGTTCAAGTATCCGTTCCACTGGGATCTCGACTTCTCCCTCAACATCGGCGAGGACAACCGGAAGTTCTTCGAAGCGATCGAGGACAAGAAGATTCTCGGGAAGAAGTGCCCCGAGTGCGGTGCGACATTCGTCCCGCCGCAGGAGGTCTGCGTCGAGTGCTACGTCGAGACCGAGGAATGGGTCGAGGTCGAACAGCACGGCGTCGTCGAGAGTTACACGGCGTGTTTCTTCGAGTTCGGTGACCTGCCCGAGCCGCCGTACATCACCGCGGCCATTCGGGTGGCCGACTCGGACATCTGCATGCTGCACTTCATCGACGACATCGAGTACGAGGGCCACGACGAGCTAGTCGAGAAACTCCACAAGGGCACCGAAGTGGAGCCGGTCTGGGCCGATGAGCGCGAGGGCCACATCAAGGACATCACGCACTGGCGACCGGTGGAGTGA
- a CDS encoding thiolase family protein gives MSRVAIAGHGTVGFAEDTKGRSDSEMVLEASMAALESADVSHEEVDAIIYTGQDAYDGSAISDGQRVSAAGGYRKPFMRIQNGGGTAIHQAAAKIRSGKADVVSIVAADSVRADPSALSWTSHEALYHRPFGQNHNQSLGLLATAHQEERGVTAEQFAQVAAKNYEAAADNDVAHRQEAYSVDDVLDAEPAASPLTELMLRPNSFGAAVCVLVSEEVAEEKGNARSWITGTGLATGKYWYRDMSDRLGQPTLAQAADAAFDESGVTIDDVDAAELAAYSPTLELTAYEAMGLCDEGEGIELVEDGVTAPDGSFPVNLSGGPLATSPPNSGGIYRAIAASQVVEGDLGDDSAERVLLADNDMHLGEPGRTDAVVILEGGAA, from the coding sequence ATGTCTAGAGTAGCGATCGCCGGGCACGGCACGGTCGGCTTCGCGGAAGACACGAAGGGACGGTCCGACTCCGAGATGGTGCTCGAAGCGTCCATGGCCGCCCTCGAGTCGGCGGACGTGAGCCACGAGGAGGTCGACGCCATCATCTACACCGGTCAGGACGCCTACGACGGGTCCGCGATCAGTGACGGGCAGCGGGTGTCCGCCGCGGGCGGGTACCGGAAACCGTTCATGCGGATCCAGAACGGTGGCGGCACCGCGATCCACCAGGCGGCGGCGAAGATCCGCTCCGGGAAGGCGGACGTCGTCTCGATCGTCGCAGCCGATTCGGTACGGGCCGATCCGAGCGCGCTCAGTTGGACGTCTCACGAGGCGCTGTACCACCGCCCGTTCGGGCAAAACCACAACCAATCGCTCGGCCTGCTCGCGACCGCCCACCAGGAGGAACGCGGTGTCACCGCCGAACAGTTCGCCCAGGTCGCGGCGAAGAACTACGAGGCCGCGGCGGACAACGACGTCGCCCACAGGCAAGAGGCCTACTCGGTCGACGACGTGCTCGATGCCGAGCCGGCGGCCAGCCCGCTCACTGAATTGATGCTCCGGCCGAACTCCTTCGGGGCCGCCGTCTGCGTCCTCGTCAGCGAGGAAGTCGCCGAGGAGAAGGGGAACGCCCGCTCTTGGATCACCGGGACGGGCCTCGCCACGGGTAAGTACTGGTACCGAGACATGAGCGACCGGCTCGGCCAGCCAACGCTCGCCCAGGCGGCCGACGCCGCGTTCGACGAATCGGGCGTCACCATCGACGACGTCGACGCGGCGGAGCTCGCCGCGTACTCGCCGACGCTCGAGCTTACGGCGTACGAGGCGATGGGCCTCTGTGATGAAGGCGAAGGCATCGAACTCGTCGAAGACGGCGTCACCGCGCCGGACGGCTCGTTCCCGGTGAACCTCTCCGGCGGACCGCTAGCGACGAGTCCACCGAATTCAGGTGGCATCTACCGGGCGATTGCCGCCTCGCAGGTCGTCGAAGGCGACCTGGGTGACGACTCTGCCGAACGCGTCCTCCTCGCAGACAACGACATGCATCTGGGCGAACCGGGTCGCACCGACGCCGTCGTGATCCTGGAAGGTGGTGCCGCATGA
- a CDS encoding thiolase family protein, whose product MSRDVAVVGVGYSEPESFTDYRLSTQTKEEQAFTAVSNALEHASVEADDVDATMFCTVDGFEGTFRVERTLEVLGLGNDVPVLSVNTGGTAGGSGVKVAHEYIASGKYDVAVVYGSPSFDSVVEAQPVMNTNADPQFERNFVTAIQMGALPSSGYMEISGATEEDLAEVAAKNYRAAARNPYAHRNEERSVEEILDSPMVCWPLRRAMTCPVSSGSAAMVVASEDVATEVRDNPVWIDEIDSTSNTFWTGYRTYDWFPKLKELSDQVYENADIDDPLEEFDVAETFNPYIPFEMMEYEALGLCEKGEAKHLVRDGVTDADGDLPVNMSGGTLCTNSGICASLSRHSEVVLQLMGEAGDRQVEGAEKGLSHSWGANLGQFHQMAIFSTER is encoded by the coding sequence ATGAGCCGGGACGTCGCCGTGGTCGGCGTCGGCTACTCCGAGCCCGAGAGCTTCACGGACTACCGGCTCTCGACCCAGACGAAAGAGGAACAGGCGTTCACGGCAGTGAGCAACGCCCTGGAGCACGCCTCGGTCGAGGCCGACGACGTCGACGCGACGATGTTCTGCACCGTCGACGGCTTCGAGGGCACGTTCCGCGTCGAGCGGACCCTCGAGGTACTCGGCCTGGGCAACGACGTCCCGGTCCTGAGCGTCAACACCGGCGGCACCGCCGGCGGGAGCGGCGTCAAGGTCGCCCACGAGTACATCGCATCGGGCAAGTACGACGTCGCCGTCGTCTACGGCTCGCCGTCGTTCGACTCGGTCGTCGAGGCCCAGCCCGTGATGAACACGAACGCTGATCCGCAGTTCGAGCGCAACTTCGTCACGGCGATCCAGATGGGCGCCCTGCCCAGTTCGGGCTACATGGAGATCTCGGGTGCGACCGAGGAGGACCTCGCGGAGGTCGCCGCGAAGAACTACCGGGCGGCTGCCCGCAACCCCTACGCGCACCGCAACGAGGAGCGGTCGGTCGAGGAGATCCTCGACTCGCCGATGGTCTGCTGGCCGCTCCGCCGGGCGATGACCTGCCCGGTCTCCTCGGGCTCGGCGGCGATGGTCGTCGCGAGCGAGGACGTCGCCACCGAGGTTCGGGACAACCCCGTCTGGATCGATGAGATCGACAGCACGAGCAACACGTTCTGGACCGGCTACCGGACCTACGACTGGTTCCCGAAGCTGAAGGAACTGTCCGACCAGGTCTACGAGAACGCCGACATCGACGATCCGCTCGAGGAGTTCGACGTCGCCGAGACGTTCAACCCGTACATCCCGTTCGAGATGATGGAGTACGAGGCGCTGGGCCTCTGCGAGAAGGGCGAGGCCAAACACCTCGTGCGCGACGGCGTCACCGACGCCGACGGCGACCTCCCGGTCAATATGTCCGGGGGCACCCTCTGTACGAACTCCGGGATCTGCGCGTCGCTCTCGCGACACTCCGAAGTCGTCTTACAGCTGATGGGCGAGGCCGGCGACCGCCAGGTGGAGGGCGCCGAGAAGGGGCTCTCTCACTCCTGGGGAGCCAATCTCGGCCAGTTCCACCAGATGGCGATCTTCTCGACCGAGCGGTAG
- a CDS encoding enoyl-CoA hydratase/isomerase family protein: MYEDIGYDVEDGVATLTIDRPDVKNAFREATLDELNDAVRRADEDEGVYALVLTGAGDAFCAGADVRSMPDWSDGSKEAYAGFLWKAQNVVRQLRSIEIPAVAAVAGPAIGAGCDFALGCDLRVVDPDVKLRQGFVKVGLVPGDGGAWLLPKLIGESKAREYLLTGRDITADDAVDLGLAVDVDEEPLDGAYELVDELLDNPAHAVRRTKALIDPSLSFEEYCERAIEYQWECVNDEEHEEAVAAFGERREPEYDRDYS, translated from the coding sequence ATGTACGAGGACATCGGCTACGACGTCGAGGATGGCGTCGCGACGCTGACGATCGACCGCCCGGACGTCAAGAACGCGTTCCGGGAGGCGACGCTCGACGAACTGAACGACGCCGTCCGTCGGGCCGACGAGGACGAGGGCGTCTACGCGCTCGTCCTGACCGGCGCCGGCGACGCGTTCTGTGCCGGCGCCGACGTGCGATCGATGCCCGACTGGAGCGACGGCTCGAAGGAAGCCTACGCCGGGTTTCTCTGGAAAGCCCAGAACGTGGTTCGCCAGCTCCGCTCGATCGAGATACCCGCGGTTGCGGCCGTCGCCGGCCCCGCGATCGGCGCCGGCTGTGACTTCGCGCTGGGCTGTGACCTTCGGGTGGTCGACCCCGACGTGAAACTGCGACAGGGGTTCGTGAAGGTCGGCCTGGTTCCCGGCGATGGCGGGGCCTGGCTCCTGCCCAAACTCATCGGCGAGTCGAAGGCCCGCGAGTACCTGCTCACCGGCCGAGACATTACGGCCGACGATGCCGTAGACCTCGGCCTCGCCGTCGACGTCGACGAGGAGCCGCTCGACGGCGCGTACGAACTGGTCGACGAACTGCTCGACAACCCCGCCCACGCCGTCCGGAGGACGAAGGCGCTGATCGACCCCTCGCTCTCGTTCGAAGAGTACTGCGAGCGGGCGATCGAGTACCAGTGGGAGTGCGTGAACGACGAGGAACACGAGGAGGCCGTCGCCGCGTTCGGCGAGCGGCGCGAACCCGAGTACGACCGCGACTACTCCTGA
- a CDS encoding amidohydrolase family protein, translating into MAPIIDVHSHLWAEDWLPPAFWDAFVDIAVRQNEKRGKTVDPETIRSKYIPTYWDPTGEKLLERMDEANIDHQVVFGVDFGLALGEPETPIEEVNRAIADFRDDNPDRISVLATIDPRRENAVEHIDTALGEWDMDGLKLHPTAGFYIHDEETYELLEVVQDHDKRVLTDTGPIFAPLYSECSHPNHLDRALADFPDLDIIAAHMSFGWWRDLYAIADSKPNCGLHVDISAWQERAKERPKEFATAVRRLTDAVGSDRMLWGTDDPAFDPVHPKEEWIENVRALGERTSGQRFTRDEIDALLGENAARLFDID; encoded by the coding sequence ATGGCACCGATCATCGACGTACACTCCCACCTCTGGGCGGAGGACTGGCTGCCGCCGGCCTTCTGGGACGCGTTCGTAGACATCGCCGTTCGACAAAACGAGAAACGGGGGAAGACGGTCGATCCCGAGACGATCCGATCGAAGTACATCCCGACGTACTGGGATCCGACCGGAGAGAAACTCCTCGAGCGAATGGACGAGGCGAACATCGACCACCAGGTCGTGTTCGGCGTGGACTTCGGCTTGGCGCTCGGCGAACCGGAGACGCCGATCGAGGAGGTCAACCGGGCGATCGCCGACTTCCGGGACGATAATCCGGACCGGATCTCCGTCCTCGCGACGATCGACCCCCGGCGCGAGAACGCGGTCGAGCACATCGACACCGCCCTCGGCGAGTGGGACATGGACGGGCTGAAACTCCACCCGACGGCGGGCTTTTACATCCACGACGAGGAGACCTACGAACTCCTCGAGGTCGTCCAGGATCACGACAAGCGCGTCCTCACCGACACCGGACCGATCTTCGCGCCGCTGTACAGCGAGTGTTCCCACCCCAACCACCTCGACCGAGCGCTCGCGGACTTCCCGGACCTCGACATCATCGCCGCCCACATGTCCTTCGGGTGGTGGCGCGACCTCTACGCCATCGCCGACAGCAAACCGAACTGCGGGCTGCACGTCGACATTAGCGCGTGGCAAGAGCGCGCGAAAGAACGCCCCAAGGAGTTCGCCACCGCCGTCCGCCGACTCACGGACGCCGTCGGCTCGGATCGGATGCTGTGGGGAACCGACGACCCGGCGTTCGATCCGGTTCACCCCAAAGAAGAGTGGATCGAGAACGTCCGTGCGCTCGGCGAACGGACGAGCGGGCAGCGGTTCACCCGCGACGAAATCGATGCACTCCTCGGCGAGAACGCAGCCCGGCTCTTCGACATCGACTGA
- a CDS encoding nuclear transport factor 2 family protein, producing MPSNATLARLADRIAIQDLRSNYCYAIDDRDFESLPHLFTEDVSLDYGALGTYQGRDGVREFADFVAESLERTTHLLANPTVSVGVDGDRDRATGRLYVIASITYADGTGGWRIGEYRDEYRRVDDEWRIADATMRFTHSMDYDAENGWPDFTAHE from the coding sequence ATGCCATCAAATGCTACTCTCGCGCGGCTCGCCGATCGAATCGCTATCCAGGACCTCCGATCGAACTACTGTTACGCGATCGACGATCGGGACTTCGAATCGCTCCCGCACCTGTTCACCGAGGACGTTTCCCTCGACTACGGCGCGCTGGGAACGTATCAGGGTCGCGACGGCGTCCGGGAGTTCGCGGACTTCGTCGCCGAGTCCCTCGAGCGGACGACGCACCTCCTCGCGAATCCGACGGTTTCGGTCGGCGTCGACGGCGACCGCGACCGCGCGACGGGTCGTCTGTACGTCATCGCGTCGATCACGTATGCGGACGGAACCGGCGGGTGGCGAATCGGCGAGTACCGCGACGAGTACCGGCGCGTCGACGACGAGTGGCGCATCGCCGACGCAACGATGCGCTTTACCCACTCGATGGATTACGACGCTGAAAACGGTTGGCCCGACTTCACCGCTCACGAATAA
- a CDS encoding 3-hydroxyacyl-CoA dehydrogenase family protein codes for MAEQAIGVIGAGTMGSGIAQLAVQYGFDVVIRDIESDLVEQGLDDVRTGLEEAEERDIIDDADAAFERVEGTTEIADVTDEATFIVEAAPEEMEIKKAVFEELDEHADPDVVLGTNTSSLSVTEIASVTDNPERVIGTHFFNPPVKMKLLEVVTGHHTSEETIDRIEAFADAVDRESILVDDYPGFATSRLGLVLGMEAARMVQEGVASAEDIDTAMEMGYNFPIGPLKLGDHNGWDVRVEVGEYLAEEFGREVYRPPQNVKKMVRAGDYGVKTGQGFYEWDDD; via the coding sequence ATGGCAGAGCAAGCCATCGGTGTGATCGGCGCCGGCACCATGGGAAGCGGTATCGCACAGTTGGCCGTCCAGTACGGGTTCGACGTCGTCATCCGCGACATCGAGAGCGATCTCGTCGAGCAGGGGCTCGACGACGTCCGGACCGGTCTCGAGGAGGCCGAAGAACGGGACATCATCGACGACGCCGACGCCGCGTTCGAGCGGGTCGAGGGGACGACCGAGATCGCGGACGTGACCGACGAGGCGACGTTCATCGTCGAGGCGGCGCCCGAAGAAATGGAGATCAAGAAGGCGGTGTTCGAGGAACTCGACGAACACGCCGATCCGGACGTCGTACTCGGAACGAACACCTCGTCGCTCTCGGTCACCGAGATCGCCAGCGTCACCGACAACCCCGAGCGGGTCATCGGAACGCACTTCTTCAATCCGCCAGTGAAGATGAAGCTGCTCGAGGTAGTCACTGGCCACCACACGAGCGAGGAGACGATCGACCGCATCGAAGCGTTCGCCGACGCAGTCGATCGCGAGTCGATCCTCGTCGACGACTACCCGGGATTCGCGACGTCGCGTCTCGGTCTCGTGCTCGGCATGGAGGCCGCGCGAATGGTCCAGGAGGGGGTCGCGTCCGCCGAGGACATCGATACGGCGATGGAGATGGGGTACAACTTCCCGATCGGACCGCTGAAACTCGGGGATCACAACGGCTGGGACGTCCGGGTCGAAGTCGGCGAGTACCTCGCCGAGGAGTTCGGCCGCGAGGTGTACCGTCCGCCCCAGAACGTCAAGAAAATGGTCCGCGCGGGCGACTACGGCGTGAAGACGGGTCAAGGGTTCTACGAGTGGGACGACGACTGA